Proteins found in one Ptychodera flava strain L36383 chromosome 3, AS_Pfla_20210202, whole genome shotgun sequence genomic segment:
- the LOC139130212 gene encoding fibroblast growth factor receptor 4-like, whose translation MKGNPTLSIKWYDQDRSELQPDDNRRHVEEDPKNLTQESTLYIKDVRNSDYGIYYCRGENKHGDVEIVIILSGKSVPDAVTNIEIHMQAGVANVHWKAGYNGGDDQKFYVEYVKLPEGVKKTTELINDNEVGEIYVNISSLVEGSRYSITVVSKNDIGENRSRTLTLIVEEGNNATTVTTQPGITVLIILSSCAVAVLVVIVAVPVVYVIRRRNKANLRHMTSSHSYESINNEGRCHGVSERSNDEMDEPVNYESIPLNNIVTEDSEIDCTSSGDQTSDAYKDLEVRKTSQTYMKPGEFPFEFPSDRLHITETLYTSTFFRIVKGIAWFIDGKDGPSAVAIKTEIKSKDPQHQSDLLQEIQLMKKIHSDENVIRMLGYCAEEVPIVLIMEYASYGNLKTYLKENRQLFTPGKHESSRNQMLAFATDVANGMKHLQRNKVMILRRGNMFNAKIQCLRLSQ comes from the exons ATGAAAGGCAATCCAACCTTATCTATCAAATGGTACGACCAAGACAGAAGTGAATTACAACCTGACGATAACAGACGGCATGTCGAAGAAGACCCAAAGAATTTAACGCAAGAAAGCACGCTGTACATTAAAGATGTCAGAAACAGTGATTATGGGATATATTATTGCAGAGGTGAAAATAAACACGGAGATGTCGAGATTGTCATAATTCTCTCAGGAAAAT CTGTTCCGGATGCTGTGACTAACATTGAAATCCACATGCAAGCGGGCGTCGCCAACGTACATTGGAAAGCGGGTTATAACGGTGGCGACGATCAGAAATTCTACGTAGAGTATGTAAAATTGCCTGAAGGGGTAAAGAAAACGACGGAGCTGATCAACGATAATGAAGTTGGAGAAATATATGTCAATATTAGTAGTTTGGTTGAAGGGTCACGTTACAGCATAACAGTTGTAAGCAAAAACGATATCGGAGAAAACAGAAGTCGAACGCTGACGCTAATTGTAGAAG AAGGTAACAACGCAACCACAGTAACTACGCAGCCAGGTATAACGGTACTCATTATTTTGAGCTCCTGTGCTGTTGCTGTACTTGTGGTCATCGTTGCAGTTCCGGTAGTTTACGTTATCCGACGTCGCAACAAAGCGAATTTAC GACACATGACATCGAGCCATAGTTATGAAAGCATCAACAACG AAGGCAGATGTCATGGTGTATCAGAAAGATCTAATGATGAAATGGATGAACCCGTGAATTATGAAAGTATTCCTTTAAACAATATTGTTACAGAAGACAGTGAAATCGACTGTACATCCTCTGGTGATCAA ACATCAGATGCTTATAAAGACCTTGAAGTCAGGAAGACGTCGCAAACTTACATGAAACCCGGAGAGTTTCCATTTGAATTTCCAAGTGACAGACTGCATATTACAGAAACCCTATACACAAGTACATTCTTTAGAATTGTGAAGGGCATAGCTTGGTTTATAGACGGCAAAGATGGACCAAGTGCTGTTGCAATTAAAACTGAGATAA AGTCTAAAGATCCTCAGCATCAGAGCGATTTGTTACAGGAAATAcaactgatgaagaaaattcACAGCGACGAAAATGTGATAAGAATGTTAGGTTACTGTGCTGAAGAGG TGCCAATTGTTTTAATCATGGAATATGCATCGTATGGTAACTTAAAGACTTACCTGAAAGAGAATCGTCAGCTTTTTACACCTGGTAAACACGAGTCTTCAAGAAATCAAATGCTGGCATTTGCTACAGACGTCGCTAACGGGATGAAACATCTACAAAGAAACAAGGTAATGATTCTAAGGAGAGGTAACATGTTTAATGCAAAAATTCAATGTCTACGTCTTTCACAATAG